The following coding sequences are from one Candidatus Thermoplasmatota archaeon window:
- a CDS encoding EF-Tu/IF-2/RF-3 family GTPase: MRHLSVGIFHDENLGRELGKKGTESDIVLCHKKTQDCIYTFMHPVGDKLSSKTQIIQSIDAAIIVCSTLSAEVGETILLLDAVGINKGLIVVPAFSDTTQMKRLLQDTSLAGFPIVERNLHTIMGLLEQINPERDNTSPPIVVIDHAFTVKGVGEIILGFVKKGVVHKHDKLLLTPGGKEILVRSIQMQDADFETAPAGARVGLALKGASIDELKRGCILCSPGSIQTSSTGLLSFQKNKFYPEVKNGVFHVTVGMQTVPVTITAVSHESLQIQLDRLIGFSKDDTFLLFDLNAKKLHLIGKGKMLSSEV, encoded by the coding sequence ATGAGACATCTTTCTGTTGGTATTTTTCATGATGAAAACCTTGGTCGAGAACTTGGCAAAAAAGGAACTGAAAGCGATATTGTGTTGTGTCATAAAAAAACACAGGATTGCATCTATACATTTATGCATCCTGTTGGTGATAAGCTTTCATCGAAAACCCAGATTATTCAAAGTATTGATGCAGCAATTATTGTGTGTTCAACGCTTTCTGCAGAGGTTGGAGAAACAATTCTCCTGCTTGATGCAGTAGGTATCAACAAAGGTTTAATCGTGGTTCCTGCGTTTTCAGATACAACTCAGATGAAACGGTTACTACAAGATACCAGCCTTGCAGGTTTTCCGATTGTTGAACGAAATCTTCATACAATCATGGGGTTGCTTGAGCAGATCAACCCAGAGCGAGACAATACTAGTCCACCAATTGTGGTAATTGATCATGCATTTACTGTTAAGGGTGTTGGTGAAATTATTCTTGGATTTGTAAAAAAAGGAGTTGTTCATAAACATGATAAATTACTCCTAACGCCAGGTGGTAAAGAGATCCTGGTTCGTTCGATTCAAATGCAAGATGCTGATTTTGAGACTGCTCCTGCTGGTGCCCGTGTAGGTCTTGCGTTGAAAGGAGCAAGTATTGATGAGTTGAAACGAGGATGCATACTGTGTTCACCAGGAAGTATTCAAACAAGTTCAACAGGTTTGCTTTCCTTTCAAAAAAACAAATTTTACCCTGAGGTAAAAAACGGTGTTTTCCATGTTACCGTAGGTATGCAGACCGTACCTGTAACGATTACTGCTGTTTCTCATGAATCCTTACAAATCCAATTGGATCGGCTGATTGGTTTTTCAAAAGACGATACGTTCTTACTGTTTGATTTGAATGCAAAAAAACTGCATCTTATCGGGAAAGGAAAAATGCTGTCATCAGAGGTTTAA
- a CDS encoding PLP-dependent aminotransferase family protein: MVVNYDRLFSRRSKTLKSSEIRELLKLTQSEGFISLGGGLPNPEAFPVEIIHECIEKVFKTNILNALQYGTTEGLPILRSALAKRMQEKKGIDCQMHDILITSGAQQALSLTAFNFLDPGDMYLTSAPTYLGALQAFHAYQANCEAIPMNSSGIDIEALRRNLKRLHRTGIIPKFYYTVATFQNPSGETISLEDRKALLEIASEYDFLIIEDDPYGDLIFEGDPIPPIKAFDKRGRVVYISTFSKILAPGFRLAWVIASEDIINKFALTKQSMDLCSNVFTQYVAYEYIAGGYLDQQVEHIRRLYKHKRDVMIQALEEFFPKNVKWTVPKGGMFLWVTLPKQINTRLMFKKALAKKVAYVVGDAFFPDGSNYNSMRLNFSYSDDEVLREGIRRLAEVIKEEMAATYDKEPFFVEGV, translated from the coding sequence ATGGTGGTTAATTACGATCGTTTGTTTTCACGACGTTCAAAAACCCTGAAATCATCAGAAATTCGAGAATTACTGAAGTTAACACAAAGTGAAGGGTTTATCTCACTTGGTGGCGGGTTGCCAAATCCCGAGGCATTTCCAGTTGAGATCATCCATGAATGCATTGAAAAGGTATTCAAAACCAATATTTTGAACGCTTTACAATATGGAACAACTGAGGGACTACCAATTCTTCGGAGTGCACTTGCGAAACGGATGCAAGAAAAAAAAGGCATCGATTGTCAGATGCATGACATTCTGATTACGAGCGGTGCCCAGCAAGCCTTATCTCTAACTGCGTTTAATTTTTTAGACCCTGGCGACATGTATCTAACAAGTGCTCCTACGTACCTTGGTGCGTTGCAGGCGTTCCATGCATATCAGGCAAACTGTGAAGCAATCCCAATGAACAGTTCAGGTATAGACATTGAGGCGTTACGACGAAATCTGAAACGACTTCATCGAACCGGCATTATCCCAAAATTTTATTACACCGTTGCAACGTTTCAAAACCCCTCTGGAGAAACCATCTCTCTTGAAGATCGAAAAGCACTCCTTGAGATTGCCTCTGAATATGATTTTCTCATTATCGAAGATGATCCGTACGGTGATCTTATCTTTGAAGGTGACCCAATTCCGCCAATTAAAGCATTTGATAAACGAGGGCGAGTAGTATACATCAGCACCTTTTCAAAGATTCTGGCACCTGGTTTCCGACTTGCCTGGGTGATTGCCTCTGAAGATATCATCAATAAGTTTGCATTGACAAAGCAATCTATGGATCTTTGTTCAAATGTATTTACCCAGTATGTTGCCTATGAGTATATTGCTGGTGGATATCTTGATCAGCAGGTTGAACATATCAGGAGATTGTACAAGCATAAACGTGATGTGATGATCCAAGCACTCGAGGAGTTTTTCCCAAAGAATGTGAAATGGACGGTGCCGAAGGGTGGTATGTTTTTATGGGTGACGCTACCGAAACAAATCAATACACGGTTGATGTTTAAAAAAGCTCTTGCAAAAAAAGTTGCATATGTGGTTGGTGACGCGTTTTTCCCTGATGGGAGTAATTATAATTCGATGAGGTTGAATTTTTCGTATTCCGATGATGAGGTACTCCGTGAAGGGATCAGGAGGCTTGCTGAAGTAATTAAAGAAGAAATGGCTGCAACCTATGATAAAGAACCGTTTTTTGTTGAGGGCGTATAA